From the Maioricimonas rarisocia genome, one window contains:
- a CDS encoding DUF1501 domain-containing protein has protein sequence MPFSCDASPFADRSWLDRRRFLSDAATGLGAVALASLLGRDGLLAASPQIDPARPYAPRQSHFPARAKNVVVIFCAGAVSQLETWDYKPELIKQDGKPLEGGPAVTFQGPAGNLARPQYTFRPRGETGKMVSDMIPHLAELTDEIAFIHSLTSESNTHGPAENFLSTGSVLDGFPSLGSWVTYALGSENQNLPAYVAIPDPRGVPQNGSNNWGPGFLPAAFQGTTFSASAPVRHLQPPGVAPEADLATRSLLDRMNHRHLQQHPGDSKLAARIASYELAARMQLSVPEVTDLSGESAHVLRQYGADDESNPTKAAFARNCILARRLIEKGVRFVQLFNGAYASGGKLNWDGHQKLKEQYDTHAEILDQPAAALIRDLRQRGLLEETLVVWCTEFGRMPMFQKGAHGRDHNPDGFTCWLTGAGVKPGVSHGVTDDLGRRAVADVHPLYDFNATILHLLGMDHERLTFKHNGIERRLTNVEGHVISEVLA, from the coding sequence ATGCCATTCTCGTGTGATGCGTCACCGTTCGCCGATCGCAGCTGGCTCGACCGTCGCCGCTTCCTCTCCGACGCCGCGACCGGCCTGGGAGCCGTCGCCCTGGCAAGTCTGCTCGGCCGCGACGGTCTGCTGGCCGCCTCGCCGCAGATCGACCCGGCACGGCCCTACGCCCCCCGACAGTCGCACTTCCCCGCCAGGGCGAAGAACGTCGTCGTCATCTTTTGTGCCGGGGCCGTCAGCCAGCTCGAAACATGGGACTACAAGCCGGAGCTGATCAAACAGGACGGCAAGCCGCTCGAAGGGGGACCGGCGGTGACGTTCCAGGGACCGGCCGGCAATCTCGCACGGCCGCAGTACACGTTCCGTCCTCGCGGCGAGACCGGCAAGATGGTCTCGGACATGATCCCCCATCTGGCTGAACTGACCGACGAAATCGCGTTTATCCACTCGCTCACCAGCGAAAGCAACACGCACGGCCCGGCAGAGAACTTCCTCTCCACCGGCTCGGTGCTCGACGGATTCCCCAGTCTAGGCTCGTGGGTCACGTACGCGCTGGGAAGCGAGAACCAGAACCTGCCAGCCTACGTGGCGATTCCCGACCCCCGCGGCGTGCCGCAGAACGGCTCGAACAACTGGGGCCCCGGCTTCCTTCCCGCGGCGTTCCAGGGAACGACGTTCAGTGCCTCGGCCCCGGTCCGGCATCTGCAGCCGCCCGGTGTCGCTCCCGAAGCCGACCTGGCCACCCGATCACTGCTGGACCGGATGAACCACCGTCATCTGCAGCAGCATCCCGGCGACAGCAAACTGGCCGCTCGCATCGCCAGTTACGAACTGGCCGCCCGCATGCAGTTGAGCGTCCCTGAAGTAACCGACCTGAGCGGCGAATCGGCTCACGTCCTCCGCCAGTACGGAGCCGACGACGAATCCAACCCGACGAAGGCCGCCTTTGCCCGCAACTGCATCCTCGCCCGCCGATTGATCGAGAAAGGCGTTCGGTTCGTGCAGCTGTTCAACGGAGCGTATGCCAGCGGCGGCAAGCTGAACTGGGACGGCCACCAGAAGCTGAAGGAACAGTACGACACGCATGCCGAAATCCTCGACCAGCCGGCTGCGGCTCTGATTCGCGATCTGCGGCAACGGGGACTGCTCGAGGAGACGCTGGTTGTCTGGTGCACGGAGTTCGGCCGGATGCCGATGTTTCAGAAGGGAGCCCACGGCCGGGATCACAACCCGGACGGCTTCACCTGCTGGCTGACCGGTGCGGGTGTGAAGCCGGGCGTCAGCCACGGCGTGACGGACGACCTGGGCCGCCGGGCGGTCGCGGACGTTCACCCCCTGTATGACTTCAACGCGACGATTCTGCACCTGCTGGGAATGGACCACGAGCGTCTGACGTTCAAGCACAACGGAATTGAACGCCGGTTGACCAACGTCGAGGGGCACGTGATTAGTGAGGTGCTGGCGTGA
- a CDS encoding type II toxin-antitoxin system RelE/ParE family toxin, translated as MRILPRAERDLELIFEYIRERSASGAEHWWEAFCDAAESADRNPHQYPRAPESNSAKLPLRQFLFRTRRGRTYRAIYTIVDEEVYILRVRGPGQPPLAEDEIGGT; from the coding sequence ATGCGAATACTTCCTCGCGCGGAACGCGATCTTGAACTCATCTTCGAATACATTCGTGAGCGGTCCGCTTCCGGAGCTGAACACTGGTGGGAAGCCTTTTGCGACGCAGCCGAGTCGGCGGACCGCAATCCTCATCAATACCCTCGAGCTCCCGAAAGCAATTCGGCGAAACTTCCCCTCCGACAATTCCTCTTCAGGACGCGTCGTGGCAGGACTTATCGCGCCATCTATACGATCGTCGACGAAGAAGTTTACATTCTTCGCGTTCGTGGCCCTGGCCAGCCCCCGCTCGCGGAGGACGAGATTGGCGGAACCTGA
- a CDS encoding LamG-like jellyroll fold domain-containing protein translates to MNTDRSLEQLVQKYLDGTATPDDMERLNERLRNDEAARQWFIELLNVDSAVAATLVDDPDADQAVPAPVAPATSASPRPSLLPRRGIVTMAAPVLVASCLALLLALGLLLPNPQPFAQVVSAAGVSGMPNNEIGDGRWIAIDAGTIELKTARDAQIVIEAPARFRFLSGQKLQLDSGRLAASVPPSARGFTVVTPSGDAVDLGTRFGVDVPDDGQAEIHVFEGEVIAQPTRSRQHRSLTGGQALRMTDGPDTDRELRSAAFIHPDEIGSLHAALADGQVGRAAAALEHLRRDPTLIALLDFEDSALPQGTYRMVQGRWPGSRAPEFAHVGDHIKLNVGSNQEWPQLTLAAWVRLDRLGDPYQSLLHTDGWDRSSPGQVHWMVTRHTTMRLALYGNTLTPDAIEPDGYPDSRTSVLPEQGRWMHLATVYDAQRRTVRFYLNGQFDSETHQQIAHPARLGAAQIGNWNRQDRKLSGRIDELVLLGRALDDDEILQLYEAGNPYR, encoded by the coding sequence ATGAACACTGATCGCTCCCTCGAACAGCTCGTCCAGAAGTATCTCGACGGTACGGCCACTCCTGACGACATGGAGCGGCTCAACGAACGCCTCCGCAATGATGAGGCGGCCCGTCAATGGTTCATCGAGCTGCTCAACGTCGACTCGGCCGTTGCAGCTACGCTTGTCGACGACCCTGATGCCGATCAGGCGGTGCCAGCCCCCGTCGCCCCGGCGACGTCCGCATCACCCCGACCGTCACTCCTGCCGCGTCGCGGAATCGTCACCATGGCCGCACCGGTCCTCGTGGCATCCTGCCTCGCCCTGTTGCTCGCACTCGGTCTGCTGCTGCCGAACCCGCAACCATTTGCACAGGTGGTGAGTGCCGCCGGAGTCTCCGGTATGCCGAACAATGAAATCGGCGACGGCCGCTGGATCGCGATCGACGCCGGTACCATCGAACTGAAAACGGCCCGCGATGCCCAGATCGTCATCGAAGCCCCCGCCCGGTTCCGGTTTCTTTCCGGGCAGAAACTGCAGCTGGATTCCGGGCGGCTCGCCGCGAGTGTGCCTCCATCGGCGCGCGGCTTCACTGTCGTCACACCGTCCGGCGACGCGGTCGACCTGGGGACACGCTTCGGTGTTGACGTCCCCGACGACGGGCAGGCCGAGATCCACGTCTTTGAAGGCGAAGTCATCGCCCAACCAACCCGCAGTCGCCAGCACCGCAGTCTTACGGGCGGGCAGGCGCTGCGAATGACGGATGGTCCCGACACCGACCGCGAGCTTCGCTCGGCGGCGTTTATTCACCCAGACGAAATCGGCTCGCTGCATGCAGCACTCGCTGACGGGCAGGTGGGACGGGCAGCGGCAGCGCTCGAACACCTGCGGCGTGACCCGACACTCATCGCTCTGCTCGATTTCGAAGACAGCGCTTTGCCGCAGGGAACCTACCGCATGGTACAGGGGCGCTGGCCCGGCTCACGGGCTCCCGAATTCGCCCACGTCGGCGACCACATCAAGCTGAACGTCGGCAGCAATCAGGAATGGCCGCAACTGACGCTGGCCGCGTGGGTGCGACTCGACCGGCTGGGAGATCCTTACCAGTCGCTACTGCATACCGACGGATGGGACCGCAGCAGTCCCGGGCAGGTTCACTGGATGGTCACGCGGCACACCACCATGCGGCTGGCGCTATACGGCAACACGCTCACTCCGGACGCGATCGAGCCGGACGGCTACCCCGATTCCCGCACGTCCGTCCTTCCCGAACAGGGCCGCTGGATGCACCTCGCCACCGTCTACGACGCACAACGGAGGACCGTCCGCTTCTACCTCAACGGACAGTTCGACAGCGAAACACACCAGCAGATAGCCCATCCTGCGCGGCTCGGTGCCGCCCAGATCGGCAACTGGAATCGCCAGGACCGCAAGCTGAGTGGACGGATCGACGAGCTGGTGCTGCTCGGCCGGGCCCTCGACGACGACGAGATCCTGCAGCTGTACGAAGCAGGTAATCCGTACCGGTAA
- a CDS encoding protein kinase domain-containing protein, which produces MDLSASPAPDACPSRSVWSDFALGRTSPERQATLAAHLETCANCQRIVADVSEQSTDDPIVRHLRHRQSNEPAGSDGPTEDRTDAFGRLSTTAHEGDLFGTTFEHDRLPEGTTLGQFEIRRVLGEGGFGIVYLAFDRRLQREVALKLPKRPRLLDPTSCARLIWEAQASARLSHPNLLPVYEAGEIEGTTFIASAYCPGPTLSRWLEDCVEVPPIDDAVRLITSLADAVEYAHGRGILHRDIKPDNVLLEPVVEGGLLGGADGTGYIPKLTDFGLAKCVEADTDLAAELQSRSGVAFGTPAYMAPEQAGGHRDRVDVRTDVYALGAMLYRVLCGRPPIRGDSALDTLRRIETDEPVPLRQIESGIPRDVQTICLKCLEKQQDRRYASARDLAADLRLFLAGKSITARPAGPIERMYRTARRRPAAAALLLVMVLGAMTSMVALSVHTRQLGSALARIETSERTARTLLYASLVSQAWDSWQNRDFVRAGEFLEASHNATNGDVGGPADLRGFEWHLLAGLTPPHLEQTTIGSHEGGTTCVRFAPSGRLLASAGVDGIVRLWNMPSGTLQHVLEGHEGDVNRIEFSPDGRQLATASDDGTVRLWNVASGTAGHVLRGHDRRVFEVVWAGDGLRLASAGDGWGIRIWDVASGERLGTLPAQDVTAMAFWPGTSRLVSVEQTRELRVIDFATLRQVASHDVIHPRPVEQIVFSDDGSRMLTASRDGTVREWALATFQLLTLFQGHLDAIHDTVYLNDADLIATASRDRTIRLWERSGRQMSVIRGHSDCVWSVDLAPDGTTLATGARDGTVRLCRWQDWLHNEEDRILARPLSVTEHSVAFSPDGRQLAAVAGNRDLILLAADDLTEKGRFAPVSDMDSVVTVTFSPDGAHVMTGSLEGQLVVWNLRDGASRTHQIHTGHIFRIVFAPDGKSFATCGQYGELRLWSWPEVERIANLKWHAGWVLSACFSPDGETLVSSGSDGTAVQWDVESKTPWRVLRKHTGWVRDVAISPDGRLIATAGNEGTVNQWDARDGTLLRTLSLTDEQVFCLAFTPDGRTIVTGGSQTVRFWQTQSGQQLTVFRYPDYGEYRAVSFSPDGQLLVAVAGKNPWNSVLRMWSCGDRTARTPGP; this is translated from the coding sequence ATGGACCTGAGCGCCTCCCCCGCACCAGACGCGTGCCCGTCCCGTTCAGTCTGGAGTGACTTCGCACTGGGCCGTACCTCACCGGAACGGCAGGCCACGCTGGCCGCCCACCTCGAAACCTGCGCGAACTGCCAGCGAATCGTAGCCGACGTCAGCGAACAGTCGACCGACGATCCGATTGTCCGGCACCTGCGGCACCGACAGTCGAATGAACCGGCGGGGTCCGATGGACCGACCGAAGATCGGACCGATGCCTTTGGCCGCCTCTCCACGACTGCGCATGAAGGAGATCTGTTCGGAACCACATTCGAGCACGATCGCCTGCCGGAGGGGACGACGCTGGGACAGTTCGAAATCCGACGTGTGCTCGGCGAAGGTGGGTTCGGAATCGTCTATCTGGCCTTCGACAGGAGGCTACAGCGTGAGGTCGCTCTGAAACTGCCAAAGCGACCGCGACTGCTCGATCCCACCTCCTGCGCACGATTAATCTGGGAGGCACAGGCGAGCGCCCGCCTCAGTCATCCCAATCTGCTGCCCGTCTACGAAGCCGGCGAAATCGAGGGGACGACCTTTATCGCGTCGGCATACTGCCCGGGTCCGACCCTGTCCCGCTGGCTCGAGGACTGCGTCGAGGTGCCACCGATCGACGACGCGGTGCGACTCATCACCAGCCTTGCCGATGCCGTCGAGTACGCCCACGGTCGCGGAATCCTGCATCGTGACATCAAGCCGGACAACGTGCTGCTGGAACCGGTCGTTGAAGGGGGGCTGCTCGGAGGAGCCGACGGCACGGGATACATACCCAAGCTGACCGACTTCGGCCTCGCCAAATGTGTCGAAGCCGACACCGATCTCGCGGCCGAGCTGCAGTCCCGGTCGGGCGTTGCGTTCGGCACTCCAGCGTACATGGCACCGGAGCAGGCGGGCGGACACCGCGACCGTGTCGACGTGCGAACGGACGTGTACGCCCTGGGAGCAATGCTGTATCGAGTGCTCTGCGGAAGGCCTCCCATCCGCGGCGACTCGGCGCTGGACACACTCCGACGAATCGAAACGGATGAGCCGGTTCCCCTCCGCCAGATCGAATCGGGCATTCCACGCGACGTCCAGACGATCTGCCTGAAGTGCCTCGAGAAGCAGCAGGATCGCCGCTACGCGTCCGCGCGCGATCTGGCCGCCGACCTCCGCCTCTTCCTGGCAGGCAAAAGCATCACGGCCCGGCCCGCCGGGCCGATTGAGCGGATGTACCGCACCGCCCGTCGCCGACCTGCAGCGGCCGCATTGCTGCTGGTGATGGTCTTGGGGGCAATGACATCCATGGTGGCGTTGTCAGTTCACACCCGGCAACTGGGATCGGCCCTCGCACGCATCGAAACCAGCGAACGCACGGCACGAACTCTACTGTACGCCTCGTTAGTCAGCCAGGCCTGGGACTCATGGCAGAACCGTGACTTCGTACGGGCCGGCGAGTTTCTCGAGGCAAGCCACAACGCGACCAACGGCGATGTCGGCGGACCTGCGGATCTCCGCGGATTCGAATGGCACCTTCTGGCCGGTCTGACGCCCCCGCACCTCGAACAAACGACGATCGGATCGCACGAGGGCGGAACGACGTGCGTCCGGTTCGCGCCGAGCGGACGACTCCTGGCGTCCGCGGGCGTCGATGGTATTGTCCGGCTCTGGAACATGCCGTCCGGTACTCTGCAGCACGTTCTCGAGGGCCACGAAGGAGACGTCAATCGAATCGAGTTCTCTCCGGATGGCCGACAGCTCGCCACTGCTTCGGACGACGGCACGGTCCGGCTGTGGAATGTCGCTTCCGGCACGGCCGGTCATGTCCTGCGGGGGCATGATCGTCGTGTGTTTGAGGTCGTCTGGGCGGGCGACGGACTCAGGCTGGCATCGGCGGGAGACGGATGGGGCATCCGGATCTGGGACGTTGCTTCCGGCGAACGGCTCGGGACGCTGCCGGCGCAGGACGTCACCGCCATGGCGTTCTGGCCGGGCACCAGCCGACTCGTCAGTGTTGAACAGACCCGAGAACTCCGCGTCATCGACTTCGCGACACTTCGCCAGGTCGCCTCGCACGATGTCATTCACCCTCGTCCGGTCGAGCAGATCGTGTTCTCTGACGATGGCAGCCGCATGCTCACCGCCAGTCGTGATGGAACGGTTCGCGAATGGGCTCTCGCCACATTCCAGTTGCTCACGCTCTTCCAGGGACATCTGGACGCAATCCACGATACGGTCTACCTCAACGATGCCGACCTCATCGCCACCGCCAGTCGGGATCGCACGATTCGACTGTGGGAGCGAAGCGGCCGACAGATGAGCGTCATCCGCGGACACAGTGACTGCGTCTGGTCTGTCGATCTGGCCCCCGACGGGACCACCCTCGCAACCGGTGCACGGGACGGCACCGTCAGGCTCTGTCGCTGGCAGGACTGGCTCCACAACGAAGAGGACCGCATTCTTGCCCGTCCGCTGTCGGTGACTGAGCATTCGGTCGCCTTCTCCCCGGACGGTCGACAACTTGCCGCCGTGGCGGGGAACCGTGACCTCATTCTCCTCGCTGCGGACGACCTGACCGAGAAGGGTCGCTTTGCCCCGGTATCGGACATGGATTCCGTCGTCACGGTGACATTCTCGCCCGATGGCGCGCATGTGATGACGGGTAGTCTCGAGGGACAACTCGTGGTCTGGAATCTGCGCGACGGCGCATCTCGCACACACCAGATTCACACCGGCCACATCTTTCGCATCGTCTTCGCCCCCGACGGAAAATCCTTCGCCACATGCGGCCAATACGGCGAGCTGCGTCTGTGGTCCTGGCCCGAAGTCGAGCGGATCGCAAACCTGAAATGGCACGCAGGGTGGGTCCTCTCCGCCTGCTTCTCGCCAGACGGAGAAACCCTCGTCTCCAGTGGCAGCGATGGCACGGCCGTGCAGTGGGACGTCGAGTCGAAAACGCCATGGCGTGTGCTGCGCAAGCACACCGGCTGGGTCCGTGATGTGGCGATCTCTCCCGACGGACGGCTGATCGCCACTGCCGGCAACGAAGGAACCGTCAACCAGTGGGATGCCCGCGACGGAACGCTTCTGCGAACTCTCTCTCTTACCGATGAGCAGGTGTTCTGTCTCGCGTTCACGCCCGACGGGCGTACAATCGTAACCGGCGGCAGCCAGACGGTCCGTTTCTGGCAGACGCAGTCCGGACAACAATTGACGGTGTTTCGCTACCCGGATTATGGCGAGTATCGTGCCGTCAGCTTCTCTCCCGATGGTCAACTACTGGTCGCTGTCGCGGGCAAGAATCCCTGGAACAGTGTCCTCCGGATGTGGTCCTGCGGCGACCGCACCGCGAGAACGCCCGGGCCGTAA
- a CDS encoding PSD1 and planctomycete cytochrome C domain-containing protein — protein sequence MTLKSLCTFLLMTLAVSRAESADVAATIDYVRDVRPILQKHCYECHGEDDQSSSLRLDIRSEALKGGDLYGASIVPGKAAESPLIQFVSDEDADLQMPPDGEELSADEIAILTRWVNAGAEWPKGVDLATLEERPPHWSFQPVSDADPPTPKDAAWCRNPIDRFVLARLETEGLQPAHEADRRTWLRRVSFDLTGLPPTPEEITAFENDDRPDAYKRVVERLLQSPAYGERWAQHWLDVVRFADTHGFEVNTERPHAWPYRDYVIEAFNSDTPYDQFIREQIVGDALGEDEATGFLVTASVLLPGQIGKDAPSMRLARQDAIDEIVVNISQSFLGLSVGCARCHSHKFDPISQRDYYAMQAFVAGVEYGDRPIRDPEAEAAAGEIRAELGDTIRELAEFVPPTDSGATRPPLNARLNYERFAPVTTQKIRFTILTTNKYEPCLDELEVFNLDGRNVALASAGTTPTASGSKTSTNRHELRFVNDGQYGNSRSWMCAEREGGWVELTFAEPQTVDLITWGRDREGKFDDRLAIEYRLDVADQDGNWTTVADSTSRAAFDQQMKAPPINLDQLNEDDRSRADQLLGQQWDLQEKLKAFPDGGRLVFAGTFREPDVIRLLRRGDPEQPQDVVAPAVLSQLGTLTLPADTPEQQRRRALADWIASPDNPLTARVMVNRIWQGHFGIGLVETANDFGRNGVAPTHPELLDWLAAEFIRSGWSVKQMHRLIVLSSTYCQSTQHNPAAAARDADVRLLWRFPSRRLEGEAIRDTILFVSGRLSRESGGPGYDLFDKRGGLTGFNPVESFSGKGLRRMIYAHRVRRERDAVFGAFDCPDYGQSTPRRRESTTPLQALNLFNSRFVLEQTAVMAERVEAEARSAEAAQIERAYELALGRRPDESELVDAAPVVAEYGLAALCRALINSNEFLFLP from the coding sequence ATGACACTGAAGTCACTCTGCACGTTCCTGCTGATGACACTGGCCGTCTCACGCGCCGAAAGCGCTGACGTCGCCGCCACGATCGACTACGTCCGCGACGTGCGACCGATCCTGCAGAAGCACTGCTACGAGTGTCACGGCGAAGACGATCAAAGCAGCAGTCTGCGGCTGGATATCCGATCCGAGGCGCTTAAGGGAGGCGATCTGTACGGGGCGAGCATCGTCCCCGGGAAGGCGGCCGAAAGCCCGCTCATCCAATTCGTTTCCGATGAAGACGCCGACCTGCAGATGCCCCCCGACGGTGAAGAACTCTCAGCGGATGAGATCGCAATCCTGACCCGATGGGTGAACGCCGGAGCCGAGTGGCCGAAGGGCGTTGACCTCGCGACGCTCGAGGAGCGTCCGCCTCACTGGTCGTTCCAGCCGGTTTCCGACGCCGATCCCCCAACGCCGAAAGACGCTGCCTGGTGCCGCAATCCGATCGACCGCTTTGTCCTCGCCCGGCTCGAAACGGAAGGCTTGCAGCCCGCTCACGAGGCGGATCGGCGAACATGGCTGCGGCGCGTCAGCTTCGATCTGACCGGGCTGCCGCCGACGCCTGAGGAAATCACCGCCTTCGAGAATGACGATCGTCCCGATGCGTATAAGCGTGTTGTCGAACGGCTGCTGCAGTCCCCCGCCTACGGCGAGCGGTGGGCGCAGCACTGGCTGGACGTGGTCCGCTTTGCCGACACGCACGGCTTCGAGGTGAACACCGAGCGGCCCCACGCCTGGCCGTATCGCGACTACGTCATCGAGGCGTTCAACAGCGATACGCCATACGATCAATTCATACGCGAGCAGATCGTCGGCGACGCGCTCGGCGAGGATGAGGCCACGGGATTCCTTGTGACGGCGTCCGTCTTGCTGCCGGGGCAGATCGGCAAGGACGCTCCTTCCATGCGTCTGGCCCGCCAGGACGCGATCGACGAGATCGTGGTCAACATCAGCCAGTCCTTCCTTGGTCTGAGCGTCGGCTGTGCTCGCTGTCATTCACACAAGTTCGATCCGATTTCGCAGCGTGACTACTACGCGATGCAGGCTTTCGTGGCCGGTGTGGAATACGGCGACCGGCCGATCCGCGATCCCGAGGCCGAAGCTGCCGCCGGGGAGATCCGCGCCGAGCTGGGAGACACGATCCGCGAGCTCGCCGAGTTCGTTCCCCCAACCGACTCCGGTGCGACGCGTCCTCCGCTGAATGCCCGCCTGAATTACGAACGGTTCGCGCCGGTCACGACGCAGAAGATCCGCTTTACGATCCTCACCACCAACAAGTACGAGCCCTGCCTCGACGAACTCGAAGTGTTCAACCTCGACGGACGCAACGTCGCTCTCGCCAGTGCGGGAACAACGCCCACCGCGTCCGGCAGCAAGACCTCCACGAACCGCCATGAACTGCGGTTCGTCAACGACGGGCAGTACGGCAACTCGCGAAGCTGGATGTGTGCCGAGCGTGAAGGCGGCTGGGTCGAACTGACGTTTGCCGAGCCGCAGACGGTCGACCTCATCACCTGGGGCCGTGACCGCGAAGGGAAGTTCGACGACCGCCTCGCGATCGAGTACCGCCTCGACGTCGCCGATCAGGACGGCAACTGGACCACCGTTGCCGACTCCACCAGCCGGGCGGCATTCGACCAGCAGATGAAAGCCCCGCCGATCAACCTGGATCAGCTCAACGAAGACGATCGTTCCCGGGCGGACCAGCTGCTCGGCCAGCAGTGGGACCTGCAGGAGAAGCTCAAGGCGTTTCCCGATGGCGGCCGTCTCGTCTTCGCCGGCACGTTTCGCGAGCCGGACGTCATCCGGCTGCTTCGCCGCGGCGATCCGGAACAGCCTCAGGACGTCGTCGCCCCTGCGGTCCTCAGTCAGCTCGGCACGCTCACGCTTCCGGCCGATACGCCCGAACAGCAGAGGCGAAGAGCTCTGGCCGACTGGATCGCCAGTCCGGACAACCCGCTGACCGCCCGGGTGATGGTCAACCGGATCTGGCAGGGACACTTCGGCATCGGACTGGTGGAAACCGCCAACGACTTCGGTCGCAACGGCGTCGCTCCCACGCATCCGGAACTGCTCGACTGGCTCGCCGCGGAGTTCATCCGCAGCGGCTGGTCGGTGAAACAGATGCACCGGCTGATCGTCCTCTCCTCCACGTACTGCCAGTCGACACAGCACAACCCGGCTGCCGCTGCACGGGATGCCGACGTCCGCCTCCTCTGGCGGTTTCCATCCCGCCGTCTCGAAGGGGAAGCGATCCGCGATACGATCCTGTTTGTCTCAGGTCGCCTCAGCCGCGAATCGGGCGGCCCCGGCTACGACCTGTTCGACAAACGGGGAGGCCTGACCGGGTTCAATCCGGTCGAATCTTTCAGCGGCAAGGGGCTGCGGCGGATGATCTACGCTCACCGCGTTCGCCGCGAGCGGGATGCCGTCTTCGGTGCGTTCGATTGTCCCGATTACGGCCAGAGTACGCCCCGCCGTCGCGAGTCGACCACACCGCTGCAGGCGCTCAATCTGTTCAACAGCCGGTTTGTCCTCGAGCAGACCGCGGTAATGGCTGAACGTGTCGAGGCGGAAGCGAGGAGTGCCGAGGCCGCACAGATCGAGCGTGCTTACGAACTGGCTCTGGGCCGCCGGCCGGACGAGAGCGAACTGGTCGATGCCGCACCGGTCGTCGCCGAGTACGGTCTGGCCGCGCTCTGCCGGGCGCTGATTAACAGCAACGAATTCCTGTTCCTTCCCTGA
- a CDS encoding Gfo/Idh/MocA family protein, with protein MSSPSQTSRRQFLAGTAAATAGAALTSIVPATALGKDGATAAGERISLGVIGIGPRCTYDLKAMLNFDDIRCVAIADVQQSRRDAGKQLVDGHYGNSDCKLYRDFREVLDREDIDAVLIATGDRWHGPASMLAAEAGKDVYSEKPCGITIDVCQRLADTINREQRVFQAGTQRRSVPNFQKAVELVHTRKLGKLHTMHASVYRPVLDNTWLPAEPTPPVDIVDWNMWLGPAAWRPYNKKYVQGRWRGQWDFDSGARLLDWGAHTVDLCQWANQADDTLPIEYEPGEDKIVCRYANGVKLIIDFLPEPFGDRSPHYITRLGTCPVRFIGDEGWVETGDEGEIVVKPDSLQKQLPEASKRVRGLDVSAHSRNFFDCIRTREKTAANQDVMRRSHIASHAAAIAWILQRKLTIDPETEEFVDDPEANLLKSRPERQWRV; from the coding sequence ATGAGTTCGCCGTCGCAGACCTCCCGTCGTCAGTTCCTCGCCGGTACTGCTGCCGCCACCGCCGGGGCCGCACTGACCAGCATTGTTCCCGCCACGGCACTCGGCAAGGACGGGGCGACCGCGGCCGGTGAACGGATCTCGCTGGGGGTCATCGGTATCGGGCCCCGCTGTACGTACGATCTGAAGGCGATGCTCAACTTCGACGACATCCGCTGCGTCGCCATCGCCGACGTCCAGCAGAGCCGCCGCGACGCCGGCAAGCAGCTCGTCGACGGTCACTACGGCAACAGCGACTGCAAGCTGTACCGGGACTTTCGGGAAGTGCTCGACCGGGAGGACATCGATGCCGTCCTGATTGCGACCGGCGACCGCTGGCATGGCCCGGCCTCCATGCTGGCCGCCGAGGCCGGCAAGGACGTCTACAGCGAGAAGCCGTGCGGCATCACGATCGATGTCTGTCAGCGGCTGGCGGACACGATCAACCGGGAGCAGCGGGTCTTCCAGGCCGGGACGCAGCGACGGAGTGTGCCGAACTTCCAGAAGGCGGTCGAACTGGTCCACACCCGCAAGCTCGGCAAGCTCCACACGATGCATGCCTCGGTTTACCGGCCGGTGCTGGACAATACCTGGCTGCCGGCTGAACCGACTCCGCCGGTCGATATCGTCGACTGGAACATGTGGCTCGGCCCGGCAGCTTGGCGTCCTTATAACAAGAAGTACGTGCAGGGACGCTGGCGGGGGCAGTGGGACTTCGATTCGGGAGCCCGTCTGCTTGACTGGGGGGCGCACACTGTCGACCTCTGCCAGTGGGCCAATCAGGCCGACGACACGTTGCCGATTGAATACGAGCCGGGCGAGGACAAGATCGTCTGCCGTTATGCCAACGGCGTGAAGCTGATCATCGATTTCCTGCCGGAGCCCTTCGGCGATCGGTCGCCGCACTACATCACCCGACTGGGAACCTGCCCGGTCCGCTTCATTGGCGACGAAGGCTGGGTCGAGACCGGCGACGAAGGGGAGATTGTCGTCAAGCCGGACTCGCTGCAGAAGCAGTTGCCGGAAGCCTCGAAGCGCGTTCGCGGCCTGGACGTCTCGGCTCACTCGCGGAACTTCTTCGACTGCATCCGCACGCGGGAGAAGACGGCTGCCAACCAGGACGTGATGCGGCGCTCTCACATCGCCTCGCATGCGGCCGCAATCGCCTGGATCCTGCAGCGGAAGCTGACGATCGATCCGGAGACGGAAGAGTTCGTCGACGATCCGGAAGCAAACCTGCTCAAGTCCCGTCCGGAACGCCAGTGGCGGGTTTGA